In one Merismopedia glauca CCAP 1448/3 genomic region, the following are encoded:
- a CDS encoding ABC transporter substrate-binding protein, which yields MKLINYFSRSFLSLILISTFVFAGCTSSQRDARSPKTILTLAGWQSTPQEKQALQKLIQDFETENPEIDVQYETINSQYMDVIQTRLAGDNAPDIFYLDALEAPALIKQGVLEPLDSYIPKNFALEDFEPSLIKAFKYQDKIYGIPKDFSTLALFYNRKLLASAGITQPPKTWTELLEFSKKLTLTSSNKTTRYGLGISPELARQYFTIKAFGGELINQEGEAVFAESNAIKGLQLIVDQYQKDKSSIQPADVGANSGSDLFGQGKAAMAIEGPWAIPYLKENFPNLEFATAEVPTINNKKGTMAYTVAYVMNKAAKNKEVSWKLIDYLTNKSGMKKWASSGLVLPSRKSTLAEINYDKDPLYSPFVRGASYATIWQAGDNLPIIMNNFNNQFLSAILGQQSLSDAMQKAQDTANKEIKAIQ from the coding sequence ATGAAATTAATTAATTATTTTTCTAGAAGTTTCTTGAGCTTAATTTTGATTTCTACCTTTGTATTTGCTGGGTGTACTTCTTCGCAACGAGATGCGCGATCGCCTAAAACCATTCTAACTCTCGCCGGATGGCAAAGCACTCCCCAAGAAAAACAAGCTTTACAAAAATTGATTCAAGATTTTGAGACAGAAAATCCTGAAATTGACGTTCAATACGAGACAATCAACTCTCAATATATGGACGTAATTCAAACCAGATTGGCTGGAGATAATGCCCCAGATATTTTCTATTTAGATGCCTTAGAAGCGCCAGCTTTAATTAAACAAGGAGTTTTAGAACCTTTAGATAGTTATATTCCTAAAAACTTTGCTCTGGAAGACTTTGAACCATCTTTAATTAAAGCTTTCAAATACCAAGATAAAATCTACGGCATCCCGAAAGATTTTTCCACTCTCGCCTTATTTTATAATCGCAAGTTATTGGCATCAGCCGGAATAACGCAACCGCCCAAAACCTGGACAGAATTATTAGAATTTTCTAAAAAGCTGACCCTGACATCTTCAAATAAAACAACACGATATGGCTTAGGAATTTCTCCAGAATTAGCCCGACAATATTTTACTATTAAAGCTTTTGGAGGCGAGTTAATTAATCAAGAAGGTGAGGCTGTCTTTGCTGAATCTAATGCTATTAAAGGCTTGCAATTAATAGTAGATCAATATCAAAAAGATAAATCTTCTATCCAACCTGCTGATGTTGGCGCTAATTCTGGTAGCGATTTATTTGGTCAAGGTAAAGCTGCTATGGCGATCGAAGGACCTTGGGCAATTCCTTATCTAAAAGAGAATTTTCCTAATTTAGAATTTGCTACAGCCGAAGTTCCAACTATTAATAATAAAAAGGGAACGATGGCGTATACGGTTGCTTATGTCATGAATAAAGCTGCGAAAAATAAAGAAGTTTCGTGGAAGCTGATCGATTATTTAACTAACAAATCGGGCATGAAAAAGTGGGCGAGTTCTGGCTTGGTTTTACCGAGTCGTAAATCGACTTTGGCAGAAATTAATTACGACAAAGATCCTTTATATAGCCCTTTTGTTCGCGGTGCTAGCTATGCAACTATTTGGCAAGCTGGAGATAATTTACCGATTATTATGAATAATTTTAATAATCAATTTCTCAGTGCAATTTTAGGTCAACAATCTTTATCGGATGCGATGCAAAAGGCTCAAGATACTGCTAATAAAGAAATTAAAGCGATTCAGTAG